GATAGCGTATCAGTCGAATGAGTCCGGGACCAACCAAGTGTATGTTCGTCCGTTTCCCGGGCCTGGAGGTAAGTACCAGGTATCAACGACACCGGGAAGTCGTCCCCGGTGGAGGAAAGATGGGAAGGAGTTGTATTACCTGGGTGCTGATGGCAGATTAATGGCGGCGGAAGTGGCATCAATCGGGGAAACGTTTGTCGTCGGTGCGGTCCGGCCGCTCTTTGCGACTCGAGCGGTAACCGGACTGACAACTTCCTACGACGTGACGGCAGACGGCAAACGCTTTCTCGTGAACACCGTTCTGGGTGAGACATTGTCATTCCCCATCACGCTCGTTGTGAACTGGGATGCGGAGTTGAAGAAGAAGTGAATGGAGTGATGAGTGCAAAGTATCAAGTAGTGAATAACGTAAAGAGTGAAAAATAAGACGTTCGAAGACTTGTTGGCATCGGATCATTGTCCGTAGGACCCCTTGGGGGTCAATGGATCGATGAACCAATCACTATTCACCATTTAGCCAGTTAACCAATTCACATGATTGGTCAGACAATATTTCACTATAGGATTCTTGAAAAGCTCGGCGAGGGCGGCATGTCCCGAATTTTCCTGCGAACGCTTTTTGTGAGCAGTAGAAACTTTGAGGATCCTCGCCTGCCATTGTTGGTTCAGAAAGGCGGGCAGGCGCCTTCTTTTTGGCGGAGGCGTAGCATATGATTGGACAGACTATCTCTCACTATAAGATTCTAGAGAAGCTGGGTGAAGGGGGCATGGGCGTCGTCTATAAGGCCCGGGATACCAAGCTCAATCGCGATGTCGCCCTGAAATTCCTGCCATCGCATGTCACAGCAAAGGATGTCGATCGTTCGCGCTTTCTCCTCGAAGCCCGGTCGGCAGCTCTCTTGAATCACCCCAACATTTGCATCATCTACGGCATTCACGACGAAGGCGAGAGACCCTTCATCGAAATGGAATTCGTTGATGGGAAAACGTTGAGGGAGCTCGACCTCGCAGCCACAAAAGTCGAGATGTCACTTGGCTATGCTGTACAGATCGGAGAAGCTCTCCAGGAAGCGCACAGCAAGGGAATTGTCCACCGAGACATCAAGGCCGACAATATTATGGTCAACTCGAAGAGCCAGGTGAAGGTGATGGACTTCGGATTGGCCAAAATCAAGGGCTCGCTCAAGCTGACAAGGACTTCCTCGACACTCGGTACTCTCGGCTACATGGCACCGGAGCAGATCCAGGGTGGCGAAGTCGACGCACGATCGGACATCTTCGCCTTCGGCGCGGTGTTGTTTGAGATGCTGACAGGCCGTTTGCCGTTCCGCGGCGAACACGAAGCGGCAATGATGTATTCAATTCTCAACGAGCAGCCTGAACCATTGACAAAGCATCGTTCAGACACGCCGGAAGATCTTCAGCGGATCATTCTCAGAGCACTCGAGAAAGACCCTGAAGACCGCTATCAATCGGCCGCAGACATGGTGAGCGAAATCAGGCGGCTGCAGAAGAAGACCTCGCGCGTCATGCGCACGCAGGAAATCCCCGTGCAAAAGCCCGAGACAGGAACCCTGGTCACCCCTCTACCATCCGGCGCGCATGAGAGGCCGTCGGTCTCAAAGCGAAATCTCCGAATTGCGATCGGCGCGACCGGCCTCGTCGCTGTCGCGATTGTCGTCATGCTTCTCACCTCGAAGCACACAGTGAATCTCAACGCGGACATGTCATTCCAGGTCCTCCAAATACCATTTACGCAAACGGGACCTCCGGCCATTTCACGGGACGGCAATTGGATCGCGTATCCCGCCATCGATGCAAAGGGAAAATGGGATGTGTACTTCATGAATTCCACCGGCGGCGATGCGAAGAGGATCACATCGGACTCTTCACTCTCCATTCAGTCTGTTGACATTTCTCCCGACGGCAGCCGGGTGGTGTACGACCGGACAGACGCATCCGGATTCAAAACCGAAATCGCAATTGTCTCCACCCTCGGAGGAACAAGCAAGCGGCTCGCTGATCCCGGGGCCGCTCCCCGCTGGCGCCCCGATGGCCAACGCATCGGATATGTTCGAAACAAGGATGTGGGAGGCACTTCGGTATTTCCGGAATTGTGGACAATGAAACCGGACGGCAGCGATAACCATCGTGAATTCCTCGATTCGCTGGCAGCACCTCATGGCTACCCGGTCTTCTCATGGTCACCTGATGGCGGCTCCGTTGTATTTGTCCGGTTCTATCCGGGTCGATTTCAGGAGCTTGTCACGTACGATTTCGAAAGCCGTTCGATGCGTACACTCACATCAGGTAAGAAAAACATCGGCGATGCAGAGTGGACGACACGAGGAACGATCGTCTATTCATCCAACAACAGTGGAAACACGAACTTGTGGATGATTCCGGCTTCTGGGGGAACACCGGTACAGGTCACCAAGGGGAGCGGGCCCGATTTCAACGCACGTTCCTCCGCTGATGGAGCGCGCTTGATTTACCTTCAGCAACAATCGGTTAGCCATTTCTGGATGGCGAATACCGGCGGCGCCCGTCAACTCACATTCGATGACATCAACATTCTCAACATCGCACTTTCGCCGGACGGCAAGCAGATTGCCTTTGTCAGTTCTCTCCAGGATCCCCTGAAGCCCGGGCAGATCCTCAATGTGATGGACCGCGAAGGATCCAACAGAGTCCAACTCACGACAAGTGACGGCGCGGCTCATGGTCCGGTCTGGAGCCCAAACAGCAAGTTTCTCCTCTATGGGCAGCATGCCGCTCTTGAAGTCCATGATTCCGTCAAGGTGTACCTCATCGATCCCTCAAATCCGGGAAGTACCCGCACACTCGGCAAGGGAGAGCCCGTCTGGTGGACTGACAATCAGTCGTTTTCTTATTACCGTTCGTTTCAAACCTGGACCATGACTATTGACGGCTCTGGACAACCAGAGCTGCTTGCCGATTCCGCTTTCGCTTTGAAGATGCAGAATGGGAAATACATTTTGAGTTTCGATCAACACTCGGGAAGAGAAGGACTCTGGATTGCCCCCGTTCCCGGATTGAAAGACGCGCAACTCCCCACCCCGAAGAAACTTCTTAAAGCAGGTGTCTCCGTTACCATAGAACCGTCGGGTCGATACATCTATTATGTGAAGGGGGTCGGCGAGATGAGACGGATGTCGCTTCCTGACGGACGAGACGAACGAATCACAGGATCCTTTCAGGGTTTGACACCGCAATCATCCATTGATGTCAGCAGGGATGGAAAAGAAATCATCTATCTCGATACACGGATCAACGCGAAACTTGTGATGATAGAGAATCTATTTAAGTAGAAACGGGCAACCGAGCGGTCGGATCCTCGAACCAATTAACTCGTTTACCAACTAACCAGGTCATACCTCGTGATCGGTCAAACAATATCGCATTATCAGATTCTTGAAAAGCTGGGAGAGGGAGGAATGGGCGTCGTTTATAAGGCCCAGGATACCAAGCTTCAGCGCTTCGTTGCACTCAAATTTCTTTCGACGCATCTTTCCGCATCGGAAGAGAGCAAGACGCGGTTTATGCAGGAGGCACGGGCGGCAGCAGCACTCAATCACCCCAATATTCTCGGCATATACGAGATCAGCAGGCAAGATGGAAACGAGTTCTTCGTCATGGAGTATGTCGAAGGGACGACCCTGAAATCTCACATCGAGAATCAGAAGTCTTCCTCGGGGACCACTCCCCACCAGGCTCTTGCATGGACGGAACAAATCGCCCGAGGCCTGAAAGCCGCCCATGGCAAAAACATCGTGCATCGTGATATCAAACCCGAAAACATCATGATCGCCAGCGATGGCCTTCTGAAGATCATGGATTTCGGCATTGCCAAGCTGAAGAGCAGCTCCGGGCTGACGAGGACCGGGACATCACTCGGAACGCTTTCCTACATGTCGCCTGAACAGGCACAGGGGGTCGCCACCGACGCACGCTGTGATATCTGGTCGCTCGGCGTTGTCTTCTATGAACTCCTGACAGGCGAAAGGCCCTTCAGGGCTGAGCATGATGCGGGACTCCTGTATCTGATTGTTAACGAGGATCCGCCAGCGCCAAGCGCTCTCGACAAAAAGATTCCGCGGCAACTGGACGCTGTCGTGATGAAAATGCTGCAGAAGGATCGTGCCAAACGCTTCGAGACGATGGAAGCCCTTCTGCTCGAGCTGACAGATGTTCAGCAGGCAATCGCAATGGCCGCTGGTGCCTCAAAGACAAAGGCGATCGCCGTCCTGCCGTTCGGCAATATTTCTCCCGACAAAGAGAGCGACTATTTCAGCGATGGACTGACGGAGGAGCTCATTGCAAGCCTTGCGCGGCTGAAAGATGTTCGGCTGGTTCCCCGGGCGACATCGATGCAGTACAAGGGAACAACCAAGGATATCAAAACCATCGCACGGGAACTTGCTACACGGTACATCTTATCCGGCAGCGTCAGAAAATTTCAGGACAACCTCCGCATCACTGTTGAGCTGATCGACGTGGATACAGACGCTCAACTCTGGGCAGAAACCTACAAAGGAAAGCTCGAAGACGTATTCGACATCCAGGAGCAGGTCTCGAAGCAGATTGTCGACGCACTGATGGTCAAGTTGTCCCCGACCGAAAAGGTAGTTCTGACCAAGCGATCGACGCTCAACGCGGAAGCATTCGACTGCAATCTCCGGGCGAGAGATTTTCTTTATCGGCGCACAAAGAACAGCATTCAATTCGCAATTCAGCTGTTCCAGAAAGCAATCGAGCTTGATCAGCGATATTCGGGAGCATACGCCGGACTCGGGGAGGCCTATGCCACTTTGTATCAGCAATTCGAAAGAAAAGAGTTGTGGCTCGACCGGGCAGTCGAGTCGGGCTTGAAGGCGCTGATGTACGATTCGTCTTCGTCAGACGCCTACGCCGCTTTGGGCCTCGCCTATTTTCATAAGAAATCGGTCGAAGACGCGTTGGCTGCCAGCCAGAGAGCGATCGAGCTGGACCCAAACAATTTTGTCGGGTATTGGATCCTTGGAAGAATCTATCACACGACTGATAGGGATCATGAAGCCGTTGAGCTCTTCAAGAAGGTCATTACACTCAACCCCGATTTCTACACTGCATACGGCGATCTCAAGGTCGCTTACGGGAGAATCGGAGACAAGGAACGAGGACATGAGACGATGCTGCAGGCAATCCAGGTGTTCAGACGCTTCCTGCCACAGCATCCCGATGACGCGCGTGCCCACATGTACTTTGCGAATGCCCTTGTGCAAGAAGGAGAACGTGATGAGGCCAAAGCCGAAGCTGCAAAAGCACTCGAGCTAAGCCCCGGTGACCCGAACATGCTCTATAACGCGGCCTGCTTCTATGCCCTTCTAAACGAATTAAAACTCGCCATCGAGACACTTAAGAACGCAATTACTGCCGGATATCAGCACTACGAATGGATCCAACGCGATAGTGACCTGAACAGCATCCGGCAGGAACCTGAGTATGTCGAATTGATGAAAGGTAAGTGAACGTCAGCATGATTGGACAAACGATTTCTCATTACCAGGTTCTTGAGAAGCTGGGCGAAGTGCCAAACTTCCCGACGAGTGTCCTTCAACGAGTCGCCGGAAGTTTGAGCATCCCGCCGTCTTCTGGCGGGAGCTGCAACTTGAGGTGCATATGATCGGGACAACGATTAACCACTACAACATTCTTGAGAAGCTTGGCGAAGGTGGTATGGGTATTGTCTATAAAGCCCATGACACAACCCTCAACCGCGCCGTTGCGCTCAAGTTCCTCCCTCCTCACGTTTCGGGATCTGAACAGGACAAGGCCCGGTTCCTGCAGGAGGCACAGTCCGCCGCTGCGCTGAGCCATCCGAACATCTGCACCATTCATGGCATCGAAGAAAGTGAGTCAGCCGCAGGCAGACAGCAATTCATTGTGATGGAATATGTCGAAGGCCAGACACTGCAGGAGAAAAAATCTCTCCTCTCGGTAAAACAGGCCATCGACATCGGCATTCAGATCGCCGAGGGGCTGGCAGCAGCTCACGAGAAAGGTGTCATCCACAGGGATATCAAACCCGATAACATCATGATCCGCAAGGACGGAATCGTGCAGATCATGGATTTTGGTCTTGCAAAACTCCGCGGTGCGTCGCGGCTAACCAAGGAAGGCTCAACGGTCGGCACAGCCGGCTACATGTCTCCAGAACAGGTGCAGGGGCTGGATGCCGATCACCGGTCGGACATTTTCTCGATGGGGGTCGTACTGTTCGAACTCTTCACGAAACAGCTCCCCTTCAAGGGAATTCATGAGACAGCCATCTCCTATGAGATCGTCAACGTTGATTCGCCGCCGATGTCGTCGCTCAATCCGGAAATCTCCCCCGAACTCGACTCGATAATTCTCGAATGTCTCGAAAAAGACCCCAGAGAGCGAACGCAGGCAGCGAGTCAGGTGGCTCTTGATCTGAAACGATATCGGCGCGATTCCAGCCGGCAACGCATGAGCAGAATCACGGCCGCCAGGCCGGCAGTCGTGTCACGAATCGAAGCCGCTGCGCAACTGGATCAATCGTCCAGCCCCGAAGTGAAGACGGCCCGTTCGAAAATCACTCGCTGGATACCGATCGTCGTCACAGCATTCGTCGCAATGTTTCTTGGGCTCGGCGGCGCGTATCTGTTGTTCTTCCCGCCCAGCGCGCCAGAGCCGATCTGGGCCTCGATCGAGATGCCTCGCGGGACGGTGTATGTCAATGGTGTCGGGGGGCATTCGAGTATTTCGCCCGACGGAACCATGATCGTCTTCAGCGGAATCGATTCACTTTTTCAACGCACACTTTGGATTCGTCCGCTTCGCTCGAACATTTCCCGTTCTTTGCTCGGCACGAAAGACGCGGAATATCCTTTCTGGTCGTTCGACAGCCGGTCCGTCGGTTTTTTTGCCGAGGGAAAACTCCGGACCGTCAGCGCGAACGGCGGACCGGTGCTCACGCTCGCCGATGCGCCTCTGGGCCGCGGCGGTTCCTGGGGCAAAAACGGACTCATCGTCTTCGCCCCCAATGTCGCAGATCCCAATCTCTTTGGTGTCCCTGCTGTCGGAGGAGCTGTTCGTCCCGTGACTGCATTTGATACCGGAAAGATCGCCGCTCCGCGCTACCCCTGGTACCTTCCCGACGGACATCATTTCCTCTTCACGTCCGTCGAACTCGGCGGCAGAGGAGCGAACACCATCACCTATGTCGGCTCCGACGACGGTGGACAACCGAAAGAGGTCGCCCGGGGATTCTCCAATTGTGTCTTCGCCGCAGGACACCTGCTCTACCTCCGCCAGGGCATTCTGATGGCACAACCTTTCAACGCGAGCTCCTTCACGCTGACAGGAGATGCCGTATCGCTCCAGGAGGGTGTCAACGCATGGCGCCCGCGTGCAAAGGGAGACTTTTCGGCATCCGAGAACGGCATCCTTCTTTCCTCCATCGGGGGCAGCACCACCATAGAAGAGATCATCTGGATCGATACTGAGGGCCGCCAATTGGCGATTGTGCAGGCGACGCCATGGACCGCGGCTCGGTTGTCCCCGGACGAAAAACACATCGCGTATGACGAGATTCAGAATCAGGATCAACGAACTGATATCTGGGTATTCGATATCACCCGAAATGTGAAAACGCGGCTCACGTTCGGAGCGTTTTCCGGATCGCGCCCGCTCTGGTCCCGCGACGGCTCTAAGATTATCTTCTCGGCTGAGATCGGCGTCAACAAGGCGAATCTCTTCGAGAAACGGGCGGACGGTTCCGGGCAGGAAGTTCTTCTCGCTCAAGGCGCAAACGCAAATTCCGTCCTCGCCCCTGTGGACATCTCTCCAGACAGCCGCAGCCTGCTCGTGACGGAGATCCTGGGGAATCAGGGAGAACTCGGCATCGTGGACCTGAGCGATTCCCAACGGCCGGCCAAGGTAACAAGACTCAACATCAGCGGGGAAGACGCCAGATTTTCACCCGATGGGAAATGGATCGTCTATCAATCCGATGAATCCGGGAAGCGTGAGATTTATGTCCGTTCGTTTCGGGGAGAAGGCGGCCAATGGCAAATTTCGTCAGGGACCGGAGAAGAGCCAATCTGGCTTGATAAGGAAATCGTGTTCTACTCGTCCTCCATCGACGCGCACATGAAGGCGGACGTTACTTTTTCCTCGGGAAAACCGTCATTTGGACAGGCCAAACCGCTGTTTCCTCCGGCAATGTCTCGCATGCGCCAGGTATTCGGAAAGTCAAAGAGCGGCGCACGCTATGTTGCTATCCGCCCGCTGGCAAGCCGGAGCACCAGCTCGCTGTCGGTGGTTGTCAACTGGCCCCAGTTGTTGAAGAAGTGAGGTGTGAGACGGAAGACTTGAAAAGAAGAGAACACAGAAGGTGATCGGCTGATCGGGCCACCTAACCAATCACCAATTTCCGCCGAAGGCGCCAGCCCGCCTCGATGCGGTAGTGAGGCTGGCGGGGATGCGCCTCTGGCGCAAACCAATCAAGAAAAGCTATGATCGGCCAGACAATCTCTCATTACAGCATTCTCGAAAAACTCGGTGAAGTCCCAAATTTTCCCGCGAGCGTTCTACCGCGAGCGGTTGAAAATTTGAGGATTCCGCCGTCGTGCGGCGGGAGCTGCAACTTGAGGTGCATATGATTGGGACAATAATTAGCCACTACGAGATTCTTGAGAAGTTGGGTGAAGGTGGCATGGGCGTGGTTTACAAAGCCCACGACGCCCGGCTGGCCCGCGATGTCGCGATCAAGTTTCTCTCATCAGAACTTTCCGGGTCCGCATCAGACCAGGAACGGTTCATCCAGGAGGCACGGGCCGCTTCGTCCCTGAACCATCCCTCTATTTGTACCATCTACGACATCGGAACACACGAAGGCCGACTGTATTTTGTGATGGAACTTGTCGATGGGACCACGCTCCTGGAAAACGCCGGAACCGCGAACGAGCAGTTGTGCCTGCGTATCATCCGGCAGGTTGCTGAGGGCCTCGGGGTGGCGCATGCAAAACAGATCATCCACCGGGACCTCAAGAGCAGCAACATCATGGTGATGGCGGACGGACGGGTGAAGATCATGGACTTCGGCCTTGCCAAGGTGGCCGGGCGCTCGGACCTGACCGCCGTCGGTTCGACCGTGGGAACGATGGCGTATCTGCCGCCGGAACAGGCCCGCGGCGAGGAAGTGGATCAGCGGGCGGATATCTACTCGCTCGGTGTTGTACTCTTCGAATTGCTTACGGGTGATCGCCCCTTCAAGGGACCGTATGACCACGCGATGCTGTATCAGATTCTGAACGAGGAAGCTCCTGCTCCTTCCTCGCGAACGCAGAGTATCTCTGCTTCAGCTGATGCCATCGTTCGACGGTGCCTCGCAAAGAATCCAAATGATCGCTACCAGTCGACACATGAATTGTGCAATGACATCGACGCTGTCCTCGCGGGTGGATCCACCAGTGTCTCGGGGCACATCAGTCCGAAACCAGCGGGGCGATCCCTGGCATCCCGGCGATGGTTGATACCGGTTCTCACAATTCTGCTGGTTGGAGCACTCGCTGTGACCCTTGCCTCTACCGACCTCCGGAACCGATTCGCCCGGATCATAGGAATCAACTCGGTTCCGGACCAGCAGCACCTGGCCGTTCTTCCATTTTCGAACATCGGGAACGATGTCGACCGCCAGGCACTCTGCGACGGGCTCACGGAAACGATGACCAGCCAGCTCACTCAGTTGGAACAATTTCACGGGTCGCTCTGGGTGGTTCCCGCGAGCGAGGTCAGGCGTTCGCGCATCAGGAGCGCCGAAGAAGCTCGAAAGTCGTTCGGTGTCAACCTCGTTGTTGACGGTTCGCTGCAGGCGATCGGGGAAGTCTATCGACTTACGCTCAACCTGATCGATGCTGGCTCAGTCCGGCAAATCAGCGGTGCCTCCATCGACCTCTCGCGCGACCAGCTTGCGTCGCTTCAGAACGAATCAGTCATGAAGGTGTTGGAGATGCTCCACGTGGAGTTTCACCCCGAGATGAAGCATGTGCTCCAGTCCGGTGGAACCTCCGTTCCTGCCGCGTTTGAGTTCTACCTGAGGGGTCGCGGCCAGTTGTTGCGGTACGAGAACGAAGAGAATATCGACAACGCCGTTCTTTCTTTCCGTCAGGCCATCAGGGAGGATTCCGCATATGCGTTGGCTCATGCTGCTCTTGGCGAAGCATTCTGGCGGAAATACGAGTTGGGAAAAGACACGCGATTGGTGCACGACGCGATCGCAGAGTGCAACCGGGCACAGTCCATCGACGCGAACCTCGCTCCAGTGAATATCACACTCGGGATGGTGTATGCGGGGACGGGCAAACCGGAGCAAGCGATACCGTTGTTTGAAGCAGCATTACAGAAGGATCCATCAAGCGCTGAAGCGTACCGGGGCCTTTCAAAGGCATACGAATCTCGTGGAGATATTCCAACGGCAGAGAAGACATACCGACGGGCGATTGAACTGCGACCGGACTATTGGGGGGGGCACAACGACCTGGGGGTCTTCTATTCTAAAAACAGCCGTTATGATGAGGCGATCGCCGCTTTCAAGAAAGTGATCAGCCTTACTCCGGACAACTACCGTGGTTACAGTAATGTTGGCGGTATGTACTATTTCCTCAAACGGTGGTCCGATGCCAGAGAGATGTTTGAGCTTTCGTACAACATCCGCCCCTCCTACCAGACTGCGTCAAACCTCGGAACCCTCAACTACGTTGAGGGTCGATTCCCGGAGGCTGCCACATGGTATGAGAGAGCACGCGCGTCTAATGCAAACGACCACTTTGTTACCGGGAACCTCGCGTCGGCCTACTACTGGAGCCCGGACGGAAGGGGGAAATCAACTGAGTTGTTCCGACAAGCTATCGGGCTTGCGCGACAGCAACTCTCTGTGAACCAGGACGACCCGGATATTATGGCTTCGCTGGGAGGATACTACGCGATGATCGGAGCCCGGGACAGTGCCCGTCTCTGCACGGAACGGTCCCTTCGGCTCAACAAGAACGATGCATCGATCCTCTTCCACGCGGGTACCACATACGAAGCAATCGGTGACCGGGAACGCGCACTGCAGTGGATTGGCAAAGCGCTCGACGCCGGATATTCTGTGAGTGAGATTTCGAGCCAGCCTGAGCTGAGGGAGCTCTATGCCGATCCGAGATATGCTGTCTTGATGAAGCGAACACGATCGCAAAAATGATCCAACTAATCCATTTCTCTCTCACCAATGAGTAAGGAATACCTCATGAAGTCATTCATACGCGCCATTACGTTGCCGCTGTTGTTTCTGTTCATCAGTGGCTTCGGACCGGGGCAAACCCCGCAGGACGTGCCGAAGAACGTCAATGTCTCGATTGCGAAGGTCGAGAATGTATGGAAAGTGGTCCTGACCGGCACAACAATCACGGAGGTCCATGTTGTAGAGGGGCAAAAGGTCATCTTCCACGCGGAAGGGACCGACGTGTACCTCCAGTTCGATGATGCAAACCTGTTCGGCGGGCACGCCAAGAAGATCAAGAGCGGTAAAACCCTGACTCTTGGCGTCGGACAAGTAGAAAAGGGAGTGTATACGTACTCAGCGTTCTGCGATGGACCGAAGGAATTTGCAGTGGGGGATTCGCCCCCAAAGATCATCGTGGACTGATGTTCGCTTGATATGAACAGATGTATGCTCTGTCCGGTGGCCAAGGTCTATAGATAGACGAGGCCACCGGGATGGAGATGCAGTCATCGGGTCTTTGAGCAACTAGATCACGTGTCATTGAGCCACTCACCAATTAACTATTCCCATAGGGTATGATCGGACAAACGATTTCGCACTATACGATCCTTGAAAAGCTTGGCGAAGGGGGCATGGGCGTTGTCTACAAAGCCCAGGACACGAAACTCGACCGGTTCGTCGCGCTGAAGTTCCTTCCCTCTCACGTTTCCACCAACGCAGAGACGAAAGCCCGCTTTCTTCAGGAAGCTAAGGCGGCCGCCGCTCTTAACCAAAATAATATCTGTACAATCTATGGTGTCGATGAATCAAACGGTACGATGTTTATCGCCATGGAGTTCATCGAGGGGGGCACGCTCCGGGAGAAGATCCCGTTCACCAAGCTCGACGACGCCCTCACTGTGGCTGCCCAGATCGGTGACGCGTTGCAGGAGGCGCATTCGAAGGGGATCGTTCACCGCGACATCAAGGCCGACAACATTATGCTGACCTCCAAAGGTCAGGCCAAAGTGATGGATTTTGGATTGGCGAAGCTGAAGGGATCGCTGAAACTTACCAGGACATCCAGCACGGTCGGCACACTTGGTTACATGGCCCCGGAGCAGATTCAGGGGGGTGAAGTTGATCACAGGAGTGATATCTTTTCTTTCGGCGTTCTCTTCTTTGAAATGCTGACGGGCAAGCTTCCATTCCGGGGTGAACACGAAGCGGCAATGGTCTATTCGATTGTGAATGAAGAACCCATGCAACTCGATCAGCTCCGCCCGGAGGCATCCTCCCTTCTCTCCAATTTGATACTTCGATGCCTTGAAAAAGATCCGGCTGATCGGTTTCAACACATGGATGATATCGTCAGCGAACTGCGGCGTGCGCAGAAGAAGACAAGCAAGGTGGTGCGCAGCTCGGCATACACACCCGTTCAGCACGCGGCTGAGGAGACAATGTCAGGCGATATTCCACAACCGGCTGTTGCACAGGCTCTCCCAGTCAGGAAGAATCCGTTGATGCGGTACGGCATCGCCGGAGGTGTGATCGTCATCCTCGCCGCCGCAGCGTGGCTCCTCCTTCCCCATTCACGGCCCAAAGTAAACCCCGATATGACGACACGGGTCCTCCAGGTTCCGTTCACGCAGTATTCCTATCCCGGCATTTCGCCTGACGGCAACTGGGTCGCATTCCCCGCCGCGGACGTGAACGGTAAGTGGGACATCTATTATATGCATGTAAACGGAGGAGAACCCAGGAAGATCACTTCTGACGCGACTACGTTCATTCAGCAAGCGGCCGATATTTCTTTCGACGGAAGTCAAATCGTCTACACGCGGCCAAGTGACGACACCAAAACAAATGATGTTTTTGCTATCTCGGCCCTTGGCGGCACAAGCCGTAAGCTCGCGACGGGGGGCGACACTCCCCTCTGGAGACCCGATGGAAAACGCGTAGGATTCATCCGAACCCCCAATAGTGACACCAGATCGGAATCCGGGATGGTGGAATTCTGGTCGGTGAACGCTGACGGGTCGGATGCGCGCAGAGAATATAGAGATTCACTGTTCGTGGTTAAGGGGGGAGATTATCGGTACAGCTTCTGCTGGTCTCCAAACGGAAATTCGATCGCGTGGATCCGGTCTCATTCCGGCTCTTCGCAGGTCATTATCATTCATGATCTCCAGACCGGCGGCGAACGTCAACTGACCGCCGGAAAGGAGAACATCGACTCGATCGTGTGGACCGTCGATGACCAGATTATTTTCTCTTCGAACAGAGCGGGAAACACAAATCTGTGGACCGTCCCGGCCTCAGGTGGAGAAGCACTTCAGGTGACAAAAGGCGGGGGTCCCGATATCGGCATGAGCGTTTCCCGTTCCGGGAAAACACTCATGTACCTTCAGCAACAACCTGTCGGATATTTGTGGACAGCCAATCTGGATGGGTCATCGCTCCGACAAATCACCTTTGATGACAGGGAAATCTGGGAACCAACCGTCTCGCCTGACAAGAAGCAAATAGCATTTGTCATGAGAGACCCCGATCCGCTGAAAAATAACACGGACCTTTACGTTGTGGATCACGATGGCAGCAACCGGCGCCGCCTGACGACAGGAAACACTGTCTC
The genomic region above belongs to Ignavibacteriales bacterium and contains:
- a CDS encoding protein kinase; the protein is MIGTTINHYNILEKLGEGGMGIVYKAHDTTLNRAVALKFLPPHVSGSEQDKARFLQEAQSAAALSHPNICTIHGIEESESAAGRQQFIVMEYVEGQTLQEKKSLLSVKQAIDIGIQIAEGLAAAHEKGVIHRDIKPDNIMIRKDGIVQIMDFGLAKLRGASRLTKEGSTVGTAGYMSPEQVQGLDADHRSDIFSMGVVLFELFTKQLPFKGIHETAISYEIVNVDSPPMSSLNPEISPELDSIILECLEKDPRERTQAASQVALDLKRYRRDSSRQRMSRITAARPAVVSRIEAAAQLDQSSSPEVKTARSKITRWIPIVVTAFVAMFLGLGGAYLLFFPPSAPEPIWASIEMPRGTVYVNGVGGHSSISPDGTMIVFSGIDSLFQRTLWIRPLRSNISRSLLGTKDAEYPFWSFDSRSVGFFAEGKLRTVSANGGPVLTLADAPLGRGGSWGKNGLIVFAPNVADPNLFGVPAVGGAVRPVTAFDTGKIAAPRYPWYLPDGHHFLFTSVELGGRGANTITYVGSDDGGQPKEVARGFSNCVFAAGHLLYLRQGILMAQPFNASSFTLTGDAVSLQEGVNAWRPRAKGDFSASENGILLSSIGGSTTIEEIIWIDTEGRQLAIVQATPWTAARLSPDEKHIAYDEIQNQDQRTDIWVFDITRNVKTRLTFGAFSGSRPLWSRDGSKIIFSAEIGVNKANLFEKRADGSGQEVLLAQGANANSVLAPVDISPDSRSLLVTEILGNQGELGIVDLSDSQRPAKVTRLNISGEDARFSPDGKWIVYQSDESGKREIYVRSFRGEGGQWQISSGTGEEPIWLDKEIVFYSSSIDAHMKADVTFSSGKPSFGQAKPLFPPAMSRMRQVFGKSKSGARYVAIRPLASRSTSSLSVVVNWPQLLKK
- a CDS encoding protein kinase; this encodes MIGTIISHYEILEKLGEGGMGVVYKAHDARLARDVAIKFLSSELSGSASDQERFIQEARAASSLNHPSICTIYDIGTHEGRLYFVMELVDGTTLLENAGTANEQLCLRIIRQVAEGLGVAHAKQIIHRDLKSSNIMVMADGRVKIMDFGLAKVAGRSDLTAVGSTVGTMAYLPPEQARGEEVDQRADIYSLGVVLFELLTGDRPFKGPYDHAMLYQILNEEAPAPSSRTQSISASADAIVRRCLAKNPNDRYQSTHELCNDIDAVLAGGSTSVSGHISPKPAGRSLASRRWLIPVLTILLVGALAVTLASTDLRNRFARIIGINSVPDQQHLAVLPFSNIGNDVDRQALCDGLTETMTSQLTQLEQFHGSLWVVPASEVRRSRIRSAEEARKSFGVNLVVDGSLQAIGEVYRLTLNLIDAGSVRQISGASIDLSRDQLASLQNESVMKVLEMLHVEFHPEMKHVLQSGGTSVPAAFEFYLRGRGQLLRYENEENIDNAVLSFRQAIREDSAYALAHAALGEAFWRKYELGKDTRLVHDAIAECNRAQSIDANLAPVNITLGMVYAGTGKPEQAIPLFEAALQKDPSSAEAYRGLSKAYESRGDIPTAEKTYRRAIELRPDYWGGHNDLGVFYSKNSRYDEAIAAFKKVISLTPDNYRGYSNVGGMYYFLKRWSDAREMFELSYNIRPSYQTASNLGTLNYVEGRFPEAATWYERARASNANDHFVTGNLASAYYWSPDGRGKSTELFRQAIGLARQQLSVNQDDPDIMASLGGYYAMIGARDSARLCTERSLRLNKNDASILFHAGTTYEAIGDRERALQWIGKALDAGYSVSEISSQPELRELYADPRYAVLMKRTRSQK